The Coregonus clupeaformis isolate EN_2021a chromosome 18, ASM2061545v1, whole genome shotgun sequence genome has a segment encoding these proteins:
- the LOC121550746 gene encoding mevalonate kinase-like produces MAILAFLYIYLSVFAGSGWGEVEMELIDRWAFQGERIIHGNPSGVDNAVGTWGGILRYHSGKITPISRVPMLRILLTNTKVPRSTKVLVAGVKDKMNKFPSIIKPVLESVNAVSCTCEQTLSEMASDTPTPEHYNVLEELIDINQHHLNVMGVGHPALDTLCRVTLARGLHSKLTGAGGGGCGITLLRPETECLVVQDTIQDLRDCGYDCWETSIGAAGVQQHSPLAVKEEVLEVLARY; encoded by the exons GTGGGGTGAGGTGGAGATGGAGCTGATCGACAGGTGGGCGTTTCAGGGTGAGAGGATCATCCATGGGAACCCGTCAGGGGTGGACAACGCTGTGGGGACATGGG GTGGCATATTGAGATACCATTCTGGGAAGATAACACCCATAAGCAG GGTCCCAATGTTAAGGATCCTACTCACAAACACCAAGGTCCCTCGCAGCACCAAGGTACTTGTTGCTGGAGTGAAGGACAAAATGAACAAG TTTCCCTCTATTATAAAACCTGTACTGGAatctgtgaatgcagtctcctgCACCTGCGAGCAGACCTTATCAGAGATGGCCAGCGACACCCCCACACCCGAGCACTACAATGTCCTGGAG GAACTCATTGACATCAACCAGCACCACCTGAACGTGATGGGTGTAGGACACCCGGCCCTGGACACCCTGTGCCGGGTCACCCTGGCAAGAGGGCTACACAGCAAGCTGACTGGTGCCGGCGGAGGGGGCTGTGGCATCACCCTGCTTAGACCAG AAACGGAGTGCTTGGTGGTCCAGGACACTATCCAGGACTTGAGAGACTGTGGCTATGACTGCTGGGAGACCAGTATCGGTGCAGCAGGCGTGCAGCAGCACTCTCCCCTCGCTGTGAAAGAGGAGGTCCTGGAGGTTTTAGCACGTTACTGA